In the Mya arenaria isolate MELC-2E11 chromosome 11, ASM2691426v1 genome, one interval contains:
- the LOC128209703 gene encoding uncharacterized protein LOC128209703 isoform X1 — MRAQVGATSFGIMAYLYPTSRSRIRTFGGCILLVAAFLLVKSFLFDTNEVVIPGYSRLDLSKYPDQGIWQAEEFPADGPPRIEHILHQTWKTTDVPAHYVGWMRTWADNHPTWRYMFWTDASARQLIQDKYSHLLPTYDGYLENIRRADAMRYVILYEYGGVYADLDMESLLPLDSIARKYSCILPQEPYEHPIIDSNFEHLVINAVLACRARHPFMKKVMESLPEYFHMWNLLDSTGPHFLTLQYRQYKRDVEANQRNADGVYLAPAEYFFPTLDPVKFPYMKSRCNSLFNTMSHLQQSACVSLKRKGLKRKPYPFSFTNHHWMHTYFTNKFSIAGPSELKSFIPTAEIYSGT, encoded by the exons ATGAGGGCTCAG GTAGGAGCCACTTCCTTCGGCATAATGGCTTACCTTTACCCGACGAGCCGCAGCAGGATCCGGACTTTTGGCGGATGTATCCTGCTGGTCGCCGCGTTCCTGCTTGTCAAGTCGTTTTTATTTGACACCAATGAG GTTGTTATTCCGGGCTATAGCAGACTGGATCTGTCCAAGTATCCGGACCAGGGTATCTGGCAGGCCGAGGAGTTTCCGGCGGACGGCCCGCCGCGCATTGAACACATCCTCCACCAGACGTGGAAGACGACGGACGTCCCTGCACACTACGTGGGCTGGATGCGTACATGGGCGGACAACCACCCGACCTGGCGCTATATGTTTTGGACAGACGCCTCCGCCCGTCAGCTCATCCAGGACAAGTACTCCCATTTACTTCCCACGTATGATGGCTACTTAGAAAATATACGCCGAGCTGACGCCATGCGCTATGTAATTCTGTACGAATACGGCGGGGTTTACGCCGACCTGGATATGGAGAGTCTGTTACCATTAGACAGTATCGCGCGGAAATATTCGTGCATACTACCTCAGGAACCATATGAGCACCCCATTATAGACTCGAACTTCGAGCATCTCGTGATTAACGCGGTGCTGGCGTGCCGGGCACGTCACCCGTTCATGAAGAAGGTGATGGAGAGTCTGCCAGAATACTTCCACATGTGGAACCTACTGGACAGTACAGGACCGCACTTCCTCACTCTACAGTACCGGCAGTACAAGCGGGACGTCGAGGCGAACCAGAGGAACGCCGACGGGGTTTACCTAGCGCCGGCCGAATACTTCTTCCCCACCCTCGACCCCGTCAAGTTCCCCTACATGAAGTCCAGATGCAATAGCTTGTTTAATACCATGTCTCATCTTCAACAGTCAGCCTGTGTTAGTTTGAAACGAAAAGGACTTAAACGAAAGCCGTATCCATTTTCTTTCACAAACCATCATTGGATGCATACTTACTTTACAAACAAATTCTCAATAGCTGGTCCATCCGAATTGAAGTCGTTCATTCCAACCGCAGAAATTTATTCTGGTACTTGA
- the LOC128209703 gene encoding uncharacterized protein LOC128209703 isoform X2 has translation MAYLYPTSRSRIRTFGGCILLVAAFLLVKSFLFDTNEVVIPGYSRLDLSKYPDQGIWQAEEFPADGPPRIEHILHQTWKTTDVPAHYVGWMRTWADNHPTWRYMFWTDASARQLIQDKYSHLLPTYDGYLENIRRADAMRYVILYEYGGVYADLDMESLLPLDSIARKYSCILPQEPYEHPIIDSNFEHLVINAVLACRARHPFMKKVMESLPEYFHMWNLLDSTGPHFLTLQYRQYKRDVEANQRNADGVYLAPAEYFFPTLDPVKFPYMKSRCNSLFNTMSHLQQSACVSLKRKGLKRKPYPFSFTNHHWMHTYFTNKFSIAGPSELKSFIPTAEIYSGT, from the exons ATGGCTTACCTTTACCCGACGAGCCGCAGCAGGATCCGGACTTTTGGCGGATGTATCCTGCTGGTCGCCGCGTTCCTGCTTGTCAAGTCGTTTTTATTTGACACCAATGAG GTTGTTATTCCGGGCTATAGCAGACTGGATCTGTCCAAGTATCCGGACCAGGGTATCTGGCAGGCCGAGGAGTTTCCGGCGGACGGCCCGCCGCGCATTGAACACATCCTCCACCAGACGTGGAAGACGACGGACGTCCCTGCACACTACGTGGGCTGGATGCGTACATGGGCGGACAACCACCCGACCTGGCGCTATATGTTTTGGACAGACGCCTCCGCCCGTCAGCTCATCCAGGACAAGTACTCCCATTTACTTCCCACGTATGATGGCTACTTAGAAAATATACGCCGAGCTGACGCCATGCGCTATGTAATTCTGTACGAATACGGCGGGGTTTACGCCGACCTGGATATGGAGAGTCTGTTACCATTAGACAGTATCGCGCGGAAATATTCGTGCATACTACCTCAGGAACCATATGAGCACCCCATTATAGACTCGAACTTCGAGCATCTCGTGATTAACGCGGTGCTGGCGTGCCGGGCACGTCACCCGTTCATGAAGAAGGTGATGGAGAGTCTGCCAGAATACTTCCACATGTGGAACCTACTGGACAGTACAGGACCGCACTTCCTCACTCTACAGTACCGGCAGTACAAGCGGGACGTCGAGGCGAACCAGAGGAACGCCGACGGGGTTTACCTAGCGCCGGCCGAATACTTCTTCCCCACCCTCGACCCCGTCAAGTTCCCCTACATGAAGTCCAGATGCAATAGCTTGTTTAATACCATGTCTCATCTTCAACAGTCAGCCTGTGTTAGTTTGAAACGAAAAGGACTTAAACGAAAGCCGTATCCATTTTCTTTCACAAACCATCATTGGATGCATACTTACTTTACAAACAAATTCTCAATAGCTGGTCCATCCGAATTGAAGTCGTTCATTCCAACCGCAGAAATTTATTCTGGTACTTGA